In one Candidatus Desulfarcum epimagneticum genomic region, the following are encoded:
- a CDS encoding hypothetical protein (Evidence 5 : Unknown function) produces MAYSYQTAGNFPPWSFPPARKKRPALLTAIVADRPVYIFDEWAADQDPEFRKRFYMGLLPGFKKQGKTVVAVTHDDHYFHAADRVIHLDYGKLSL; encoded by the coding sequence ATGGCCTACTCCTACCAAACGGCGGGAAATTTTCCACCTTGGAGTTTTCCACCGGCCAGAAAAAAAAGGCCGGCCCTTCTCACGGCCATCGTGGCGGACAGGCCTGTCTATATTTTCGACGAGTGGGCGGCGGACCAGGACCCGGAGTTCAGGAAACGTTTTTATATGGGCCTGTTGCCGGGGTTTAAAAAACAGGGGAAAACCGTCGTCGCCGTGACCCACGACGACCATTACTTCCACGCGGCCGACCGGGTCATCCATCTGGATTACGGAAAATTGTCTCTATAA
- a CDS encoding hypothetical protein (Evidence 5 : Unknown function), producing the protein MRIYLKEKIGSPALFTGRKRELDSLLKWVEGIKTEISKSKAIISRRKTGKSALMQRLFNIMFHQNGQVVPLLWRI; encoded by the coding sequence ATGCGAATTTATTTAAAAGAAAAAATAGGCAGCCCGGCCCTTTTCACGGGAAGAAAAAGAGAGCTGGACTCTTTGCTGAAATGGGTGGAGGGGATTAAAACGGAAATATCCAAAAGCAAAGCCATTATTTCGCGGAGGAAAACCGGAAAATCAGCCTTGATGCAGCGGCTTTTCAATATCATGTTTCACCAGAACGGCCAGGTGGTTCCTTTATTATGGCGGATATGA
- a CDS encoding conserved hypothetical protein (Evidence 4 : Unknown function but conserved in other organisms) — MLDVLDFETLDKRGSIRGTWMEYIHSATDRINDANGKRIILYICQNKERKVTRDEIRNALDLSMTDRELEKRLKAFVKADIIEQGTSYFSYHAVQDHIFDKVFRGVYQEEIDGFTPDKIKDEYRILYKKLRVDVFAKAGGDAYSLIGEVKNRKKKFSLTEARAFFAKASEVQKLEDISKTLLFVFSAAGFYKTAIDFFKKNGIAFSNDKRFLE; from the coding sequence ATGCTTGATGTCCTGGACTTTGAGACCCTGGACAAACGCGGATCCATACGGGGAACATGGATGGAATATATTCACTCCGCCACGGACCGAATCAACGACGCCAATGGAAAAAGAATTATATTGTACATCTGCCAAAATAAAGAAAGAAAAGTGACCCGGGATGAAATACGAAACGCGCTTGATCTTTCCATGACGGACCGGGAGCTGGAAAAACGTTTAAAAGCCTTTGTGAAAGCCGATATCATCGAACAGGGAACCAGCTATTTCAGTTATCACGCAGTCCAGGACCACATATTCGACAAAGTGTTTCGAGGGGTTTACCAGGAGGAGATCGACGGCTTTACTCCGGATAAAATAAAAGACGAATACAGAATCCTGTATAAAAAACTCCGGGTGGATGTGTTCGCCAAAGCGGGCGGCGATGCGTATTCTCTTATCGGGGAAGTGAAAAACAGGAAGAAAAAATTCTCCCTCACAGAGGCCAGAGCTTTTTTCGCAAAAGCCTCGGAGGTCCAAAAGCTGGAAGATATTTCCAAAACCCTTCTTTTTGTCTTTTCCGCCGCCGGCTTTTACAAAACCGCCATTGATTTTTTTAAAAAAAATGGGATAGCGTTCAGCAATGACAAAAGGTTTTTGGAGTAA
- a CDS encoding conserved hypothetical protein (Evidence 4 : Unknown function but conserved in other organisms) — MRIYLEEKIGNPALFTGRKRELDSLLKWVKEIKAKLSKSKAIISRRKTGKSALMQRLFNIVFHQNDQVVPFYFEIPETPQWIGDFAREFFFTFVRQYLAFQSRNANYLKSTDNYAALIKAAKKEKLDFLIEHIENFEYSENRGYFDKLWHIAREAPRTIAQYKDERVLQMIDEFQFINRYIFRDKSCKDRLSELAGSYLHTCEYKNAPMLVSGSWVGWLMEDLQKMLPGRFIIDDFGNMPKNEAIEMALNYSEIMQVPTNYDNACVIAELTEGNPFYISSLFQSVHRDKDFTTEQGIIDVLDFETRHKSGAIRGTWMEYILSVTDRINDINGKKMILYICQKKEVTRDEIAEALKLDMKIGELEKRLKAFVKADIISQSSSIKYHAVGDNIFDKVFRGFYQEEIDNFNPEKIKDEYKALYKEVLGRFNKYKGEFSEYVIINHLKHRAYKQNDFYLSMMKNLPDDFAFVEYSTLWSYSASPVHKKDIQVDVFAKAENDEYSLIGEVKNRKKKFSLTEAKAFWTKALEVKELENLDKVLFFVFSAGGFYKIAIDFFKDNGIAWSADKRFLE; from the coding sequence ATGCGAATTTATCTGGAAGAAAAAATAGGCAATCCGGCTTTGTTTACGGGAAGAAAAAGAGAATTGGATTCCCTGCTTAAATGGGTAAAAGAAATCAAAGCGAAACTGTCCAAAAGCAAAGCCATTATTTCCAGGAGAAAAACCGGGAAATCGGCTTTGATGCAGAGGCTTTTCAATATCGTGTTTCACCAAAACGATCAAGTGGTTCCCTTTTATTTTGAAATCCCGGAAACTCCTCAATGGATAGGCGATTTTGCCAGGGAGTTTTTTTTTACATTTGTGAGGCAATATCTCGCATTTCAATCAAGGAACGCCAACTATTTGAAAAGCACAGACAATTATGCCGCGTTAATCAAAGCGGCAAAAAAAGAGAAGCTTGATTTTTTAATTGAACATATCGAAAATTTTGAATATTCCGAAAACAGGGGATATTTTGACAAACTATGGCATATAGCGCGAGAAGCCCCGAGAACAATAGCCCAATACAAGGATGAGCGCGTTCTTCAGATGATTGACGAATTCCAGTTCATCAACAGGTATATTTTCAGGGACAAATCATGCAAGGATCGCTTATCGGAGCTTGCCGGAAGCTACCTGCATACTTGCGAATACAAAAATGCTCCCATGCTCGTATCCGGGAGCTGGGTGGGATGGCTGATGGAGGATCTGCAAAAAATGCTGCCCGGAAGATTCATTATTGACGATTTCGGCAATATGCCTAAAAATGAAGCCATTGAGATGGCGCTCAATTATTCCGAAATTATGCAGGTTCCCACAAATTATGACAATGCATGCGTCATCGCGGAACTGACAGAGGGAAACCCTTTTTATATCAGTTCCCTTTTTCAGTCTGTTCACAGAGATAAAGATTTTACCACCGAGCAGGGAATAATCGATGTTCTCGATTTCGAAACCCGCCACAAAAGCGGCGCCATACGCGGGACATGGATGGAATATATACTTTCCGTTACTGACAGGATAAACGATATAAACGGAAAGAAAATGATTTTATATATTTGCCAAAAGAAAGAAGTCACCCGGGATGAAATAGCGGAAGCGCTCAAGCTCGATATGAAAATCGGAGAATTGGAAAAACGACTCAAAGCTTTTGTCAAAGCCGATATAATCAGCCAGAGCAGCAGTATCAAGTATCATGCTGTCGGGGATAATATATTCGACAAAGTATTCAGGGGTTTTTATCAGGAAGAGATAGACAATTTTAATCCGGAAAAAATAAAAGACGAATACAAAGCCTTGTATAAAGAAGTATTGGGGAGATTCAACAAATACAAAGGCGAGTTCTCCGAATATGTCATCATAAATCATTTGAAACACCGGGCATACAAACAAAACGATTTTTATCTGTCCATGATGAAAAACCTGCCCGATGATTTCGCATTTGTTGAATATTCGACCCTATGGTCTTACAGCGCTTCTCCGGTCCATAAAAAAGACATCCAGGTGGATGTGTTTGCCAAGGCGGAAAATGACGAATATTCTCTGATTGGAGAAGTAAAAAACAGGAAAAAAAAGTTTTCTCTTACAGAGGCGAAAGCTTTTTGGACAAAAGCGTTGGAAGTCAAAGAACTGGAGAATCTTGACAAAGTTCTTTTTTTTGTTTTTTCAGCCGGCGGTTTTTATAAAATCGCCATTGATTTTTTCAAGGATAACGGAATTGCCTGGAGCGCGGACAAAAGATTTTTGGAATAA
- a CDS encoding conserved hypothetical protein (Evidence 4 : Unknown function but conserved in other organisms), with protein MQIYLEEKIGNPALFTGRKRELDSLLTWTDKIKLKTSKSKAIISRRKTGKSALMQRLFNIVFHQNDQVVPFYFEIAESPQWIGDLSKKFFIHFMSQYLAFQSRRPRYLKYMHSYTHLIDAAEQEGLHFLIPHIKDFKQCEKNGDIDILWDIARDAPRTVAEYKDERVLQIIDEFQFINKYIFRDKSCKDRLSELAGSYLHTAEYKNAPLLVSGSWVGWLMDDLQKMLPGRFIINDFGNMPRNEAIEMALNYSEIMQIPINYETACIMADLTEGNPFYISSLFQSDYAEKDFSTEKGLLEVLDFETMDKRGGVRGTWMEYIHSATDRINDANGKRIILYICKHKERKVTRDEIRNALELSMTDRELEKRLKAFVKADIIEQGTSYFSYHAVQDHIFDKVFRGVYQEEIDGFTPDKIKNEYRTLYKKLRGEYNKYKGEFSEYVIMNHLKHRAYKQNDLYISMMKNLPDDFRFVEYSTLWSYTASPAHKKDIQVDVFAKAGGDAYSLIGEVKNRKKKFSLTEARAFFAKASEVQKLENLDKTLVFVFSASGFYKTAIDFFVANGMAWSADKRFLE; from the coding sequence ATGCAAATTTATCTGGAAGAAAAAATAGGCAATCCCGCTCTTTTCACGGGAAGAAAAAGAGAGCTGGATTCTTTGCTTACATGGACGGATAAAATCAAACTGAAAACATCCAAAAGCAAGGCCATTATTTCCCGAAGGAAAACCGGAAAATCGGCTTTGATGCAGCGGCTTTTCAATATTGTGTTTCACCAGAACGACCAGGTGGTTCCTTTTTATTTTGAAATAGCGGAAAGCCCTCAATGGATAGGCGATTTAAGTAAAAAATTTTTTATACACTTTATGAGCCAATATCTTGCATTCCAATCGAGAAGGCCTCGATATTTAAAATATATGCATAGTTATACCCATCTGATTGACGCGGCCGAACAAGAGGGGCTTCATTTTCTCATTCCACATATTAAAGATTTCAAGCAATGCGAAAAAAACGGAGATATCGATATATTGTGGGATATAGCGAGAGACGCCCCCCGAACCGTCGCCGAATACAAAGACGAGCGCGTCCTCCAGATTATTGATGAATTCCAGTTCATCAACAAGTATATTTTCAGGGATAAATCCTGCAAGGATCGTTTATCGGAACTTGCCGGAAGCTATCTTCACACAGCGGAATACAAAAACGCGCCCCTGCTGGTGTCCGGAAGCTGGGTGGGGTGGCTGATGGATGATCTGCAAAAAATGCTCCCCGGCAGATTCATCATTAACGATTTTGGGAATATGCCCCGAAATGAAGCCATTGAGATGGCGCTGAATTATTCCGAAATCATGCAAATCCCCATAAATTATGAAACCGCCTGCATTATGGCCGACCTGACGGAAGGAAACCCTTTTTATATCTCTTCCCTTTTTCAGTCCGACTATGCCGAAAAAGATTTTTCCACGGAAAAGGGTCTGCTTGAAGTTCTTGACTTTGAGACAATGGATAAAAGAGGCGGGGTCCGTGGCACATGGATGGAATATATTCATTCCGCCACGGACCGAATCAACGACGCAAACGGAAAAAGAATTATATTGTACATCTGCAAACACAAAGAAAGAAAAGTCACCCGGGATGAAATACGAAACGCGCTTGAGCTTTCCATGACGGACCGGGAGCTGGAAAAACGTTTAAAAGCCTTTGTGAAAGCCGATATCATCGAACAGGGAACCAGCTATTTCAGTTATCACGCAGTCCAGGACCACATATTCGACAAAGTGTTTCGAGGGGTTTACCAGGAGGAGATCGACGGCTTTACTCCGGATAAAATTAAAAACGAATACCGAACCCTGTATAAAAAACTCCGGGGCGAATACAACAAATACAAGGGCGAATTTTCCGAATATGTCATCATGAATCATCTGAAACACCGCGCTTACAAACAAAACGATCTGTATATATCCATGATGAAAAATCTGCCTGATGATTTCAGGTTTGTCGAATATTCGACCCTGTGGTCCTACACCGCGTCCCCGGCTCATAAAAAAGACATCCAGGTGGATGTGTTCGCCAAAGCGGGCGGCGATGCGTATTCTCTTATCGGGGAAGTGAAAAACAGGAAGAAAAAATTCTCCCTCACAGAGGCCAGAGCTTTTTTCGCAAAAGCCTCGGAGGTCCAAAAACTGGAGAATCTTGACAAAACCCTTGTTTTTGTCTTTTCCGCCTCAGGTTTTTACAAAACCGCCATTGATTTTTTTGTCGCAAACGGGATGGCCTGGAGCGCGGACAAACGGTTCCTGGAGTAA